The sequence GGGAGGCTCTGTGGGCAACTCCTTCTGCTTTCTGGGTCCTCCAGGGCCACCACCTCCTCGGGGTCTTCTGTTCAGAAACAGTTCTCCCATGAGCAAATACACAGTGGTCCATAAGCCCCAAGCAAACATGACCACTTTCTTTATAGGAAATATATGAGTTACAGCATGACACAGAACCTGCCTGACCTTGGAGTTACTGGATTCCAGCTGGAAGCTCATGTTCCACACAATGCTGAATAGAATAAAATTCTAACATAATAGAAGGAAACATCATCCCTCAAATTCCTGATGTGAGTATACCCATGCGTGACTTTCACACAATCTTCAGCCAgtgttaagaaaataaattaataaaagatgACCACAGCAAATGACAGCTAATTACTCGTGGCCATTAATCTATCAAGGCAACTGTCACCAAGCTGATCCATCAACTGCTACattaaattaatgcattcaCGGGTCAATTCACTTGTAGCCATCGTCGGACTTGTTTTGTCAGAATTCATTTACTCctttaaagaacaaaaatgactgTGACATCTTTGgaagcaaacaaaatggaaaaataagggGGTCTGAAGGTCTTGACAAAATGGATGCATGCTAAATTGTGAGGGAAGAGTTACAACTGACCTGATTTTGCAGTCCAGCATTTCCTAAACCTGATCATGggaatgcattttgcatgctAGGATTGTGCCTGGGGAAGCCAATACAATTAAAGGAATTTTTTGAAAACTTTTCTACTTTATGGATTTATGCAGTATAACAAGCCAAggtgattttcattttcaatttttaaatcaacacTGCCACAGATATTTGCCAGAGCGAATTCTGGAAAGTATGACTACCGAGCAAGTGGTCAAAATGGATCCTTTAGGGGCCCCCAAAACACCTGAATATTTACAAGCTTACTgctgaatggaaacaaaatgctAATTGATGGTTCTTAAATTCAACTGCAAAGTCAGTCTGTGCTTCCAATGGGAACATTGAGAATTTACAACAGCTGCAATTATACCTCTCCTGTTTTTAACAGATGTTGTAGTTGAGAACCTTAGCTACATCACTTGCATATTTAATGTAGTACCTGGCCTACGCTGAGTCACAGCACAGATTCCGATGGGTGCCAAGTGAATCCTGCAAGCACTGACCAGCACTCAGTCATAACATGTACTGAATATCAAACATTGAACCATCTTTGACAAGTTCATGAGGACACTAGTCTCAAAATCAATTTTTCTTGTAGTCTTCAGAGAACTGGGCAATTCCACTGGTATAGCCATGGGGGAGTTGTATTCCTAGATAAGATTTTTGCACCCTCACAAGCAGTGTTCAGCAGCACAACCAAGTAACCAGGAATCATGTCACGTGACATTCTGCAAGTCTATGCTGTGCCTCGACTACCAGACACCAGtatcattcatacacacaggACTATAAAtaacatgtgtatatatagaaaTGCATGACAAACAGTCTTGAGACTCATAAAGGTATgtacagggaaaacaaaatgacagtgtaGAGCCAATCCGAGGGGTGACATAGCCATTAAAATCTCAGAAAAAAGAAGCCTAgattcattttcctttctttcttaaaaTCTCAAGACACACAATGcttgcaaatggaaaaacaccAGCTCATTTGTTAGAAGCTGTCAAGCAAGGTACAGCTCCTTGCTTATTCTGCACACAATGtatggagaacaaaaaaaataaaaataaaataaaaataaaacttgggGGAACATCTAGAAACAAGTTATTTTGAGAAGGGCCACTTTCTGCTATCTCACCACAGTCTGTTACATAATTTCACTGACACTTACTTTAGTatactgttttatttctctcttaCAGAGAGTGACATGGACCCTGGGACCAAAGCAGACAGGAGCTGGCCTATCTAGTCAGCACGCACTGTGCCAGATAATGCAGTGAGAGATCAGAAAGGGTGGGCACTGAGGATCCAGGTCAAGAGCATTCCACGGGTGTCAGAAGCAAACCAACGCTTCACGGATCCTCCAAACTGCACACACTGGGACACTACATGTTCTTATGGTCAGCTCGGTATGTTCCATGCTGAATATTCTGcctctgccattgctgaagctACAAGTATTCTGACTGTTAGCTCATTAAGAACAGTCTCAAAGGGGCGTGCTCTGACACAGACAGTAGTGGCAGACAGCTATGAAACCACTTCTTACCAATTGGTTGCCAACTGATGATGCCACGCAGCATGCAAGGGATATGGCATTATATGCACTCATCTTCAAGAGCAGTGCAAGTCACATTACACCTTCCCAAAGGCCAGACACTTTGTGCCAAAATTGGAGTTCATGTTGtcgaaatgacaataatgtaatgtaatatgtaatgaaaGATTCTTGACTATACTGTGGTGTTTGCATGTGGATTTGTCCTTCAGCatagcaataaaaatgttaaaataaggTTATGATGTTCAGAAATGAACTGCAGCCACAACTCCAACACATAACATTGGGATGTATGAGCCTTTGGCTAGACGGTAACTCAGTCCAAACACTAAAATCAGCAAAGGGTATTTTACATTACAACCCATTTTCTGGGTGAGCACTCCTGATCATTGTGTACTAAATTGATAAGGCTTGACTCAGAGGAGTACATCTAATTGTTCCAGAATTCAGTATTTGTCAGTATTTGACATAAACTATCACTTCATCTTAACATTAGCAACCTGATTTCCATCTTCACATTTGCACAAGTCCGGCCTTCTGATCATTGCTTTGAAGTTACTGAAATCTCACGTATCTGTTCATATCTGCAAaattaacaaatgaataaaatactcAAAAGAGCTGTGCTTTTTACCTGTGCAACTGCGCAAGTAATTtccaatgggggggggggggggggggggggttctacAGAGCTGATTAAGATGATGTCTGATGCGCTGAACGTATGCTGTACATTCCGTGGACTGCCACCAGCACATtgcaaaacagcattttcactcATTTCTAGCAAATTATCCTCCGTAATTTCCTTGAtttgaaaggaaacagaaatttCAACAAAACCAtctctgaaaatgacatcaaaaaCTTTAAACGAGTGACAGTTGCCCACGAGTCAAAAGCATGATTACCTGGCAACTGCAGCCATGCGAAGCGTATGTAAACTGAATTACATTTCCCaacatttcctttcctttccgGGGCTAGCAAGCAAACGAACATGGACACTTTGTTGCTAGCACTGTTGTAGCTAGTTACTTTGTAGATACGCCATCACCAAGATGACCAACCACACGTGcattagagagaaaaaaaaatcattcagtttGCTTACTGCAGTGCTATGTTTGAGGTGAACTCGCTATGCACCATATTTTTGGTTGACATATGCTCGGCTCCCCAGACAATAAACATTCCAGGACAAAGGCGTTAATAAATTCAATCAATCGATGTGCTTGCGTCAGCCCAACACCGATACATTAGCGCGTGAGACAATGTTTTCTGCAACTGGAATACAGAAGAATCCCcgtattttgtattttggacGTATCCGTCCAGCAGCGCTTCACAAAACATGAAATCTGGTGGAATTAGGCCCACAGCCTAGCTCCAGATGAACCGATAGGCTGCCAATACCGTGTCAAACAGAAGACCAACAGAACAGTTGCTACAGCaataataaacaacaataaacaaactTGTCAATATAATCTCAGTCCACATTAAGAACAGTTCGCATCAATCCATCCCACATTCCATACAGTCCCCAAAGACGCCGATCAGCAGAACATGCATGCAGCCCCATGTGGACCGTTTCTCTCCGGGCTCCCGGGCGCCAAGTGTCCTGCTGGCAACCGCGACAGTGTTGACAGAGAAACCGTGCTTGGTTCAATCTGCGGCAAAAACGGCGAATTGTCCAGCGGTGAACCTGCTGGACTGAAAACGTGCCACAAGGCTATTCGATAGCCCCGACACCCCAGAAATTTTCTTCATTCACTACCCAGCTCCCCATTCATCTAACACGGTGGCTCAACCCCCGGTCTCTTTGGTAGCTGTGACAGGCCTATATAGCTGCACAATGCAAGTCACAAATACGGTATCTTGCATTACATTTCGGAAGATATTTTAAGACCTTGCGTCCTCCACTGTTAATCCGGCATACACGATCAGTTGTGTTCTtaccctcttcctcctccaaaACTGCCATAAGCCCGGTCTCGGTCATCGTAGTTATCGTAATCCGCCATTGCAGTCCGTGCTTGAGAAAGCAATCAGTCCAGCGAGGACCCCAATATAGAGTAAATTGTGGTTGTCTTTACCTtgcctgataaaaaaaaaaaaaagcacagtagATACTCTAGTGCACAGTATTTGGAGATTATGAATTGTAATAAATGCCcagaatggaaaaatattagaaaataaacaaaaatgagtACTGGTTGAgcatatatattacaaaataatctGGTTCGCTGGAAGACTGTTAGCTAGTTACTTGACAAAatctaaaaaatacattgcaaaacTAGATTTGACAGGCCATAGAAAATACTATATTCGCTTTAATTTGCATAATGATGTTTCAGAATTATACCTCACCACGCGTCTACTATTATATGGGAAAGTATATTCCCAAAATCAAGGATATTGATGCATCATAACACTGAATAAAGGAATGTTCTTTATGTCATTAGTCTTTTCCCTAGCCTTGACTAATGTCTATAATATGGAACGCACTATTATAGCCATAACTTTTTTGCAACCAAAACTATTAGAACAACATTGTTGCTAATCCAGATCATAAAGTATGTACATGCAGTAGTAGCACCCTCATGACTGAAAAAAGAGTTAGTTTTATGGAAAATACATAACAAAATTTTCAACTATGTAATGACCAGGTTTAATAAGCTTCAATATCCaacctatttttaaaaatacagcattcatCACGCATTGACTCATTATCGAAGCACCGTGTGACTTAGATTTAGTTACTGTGTGATATAATTCAACTAAAACTGATCTAATGCTTAGGCAAAGCATACATTTGCAGTCATCTCCTAAAAATAGCTTGCAGACAtctactaaaaataaaactgcagtaGTATTAGCTGCTCTTCTTAAAATCTTAGTGTATGATTAAGGGTGTTTTCTGCATATTTCTCCAGTGTCTTTGGAGCTATAACAAAGATTCTACAGTTGTCCGTTCTTGCTCACTGTACAAGAGGAGTGTGTTAAAAATTGTGAAGACGAAGTTCCGTTTGACCCGGAAATGCCGGGTCATGTTGCTTGTAGAGTACTCTGCACTCACATGGCATGGCCACTGTAACGCATGCAGACATGGGGGAGATCGAAAACGAACCACTGCGGCCCAAAATCACAGATGCCAAGGGGATTCTCAAGCAGAACAGAGAGTTCCTTGACTTCTTTTGGGATATTGCAAAACCCGAACAAGAGATACGACTGAAAGCAATCGAAAATCTCATTCAGTATTTGAAAAAGAGCGAAAAGGTAGGCAAGCAGCAGTCCTGCTCACACTGCCTTAGCAACTCAAgctgtgtgtgctctctcaACACTCTCACGTTTGTGAAACTAGTTATTGCTTGGTAGTTAGCCCTAGCTAACTAGGTTTAACcaaataattatatttcattacacGTTTGATCAGTAGATAACTCTTACAAGGCGCAATGCAACTAcatagctaactagttagctaaataCAAGGGTGCGTTGCCTGACTGATCTAGCTAGCTCGCTGACTTTCCAGTGTTTGTGAAATCACAAATTGAGAAGTGTCATTGACAATGATCTTTCTCTACAGAATTTTATTTCACGGTGTCAGACTTTTGACAGTTAGCTGGCGAGATAGGTAGATGGTTAACTTGCACTTGCCAAACTGCTGAATTTGTCACAACTTGTGTTCTACATCGTTAGCCACAAGTGTACTGTGGACAAGAGAGCAACGGGTCATATAAATTGTGTTATTCAGCTGTCTAATTTAAGTGACCCTTAGTATGCGTCCATTCGTGTGTCCGCTGAAGCTAGTAAGCTGTGACTGATGATGGTATGTATGTGGTGATGTTGTCCACATTGAGCAGCCGGATGAATTGAAGTACACACTGAAGAGACTGGTGGATGGACTGTCCCACACGCGGGAGACTGCCCGTCCGGGGTTCAGCCTGGCCCTGGCACAGGTCAGTCTCAGCTGCATGACAACGTTCTCTTTAATGCTTTCAGTAATTGCCCACGTGTTGAAGAGTATCTTCTTGAATTTTGTAAAGTCcataataatcatcataattCTTTGATGACATGTGATTAACTCAATTGTATATTAAGATTCAACAAAGCCGATGGAACATTGATGCTAGAGTGCCTTATAGCAGCAGTAAAGCTCTGAGATCATTGATTACCTTGTGGTTTTAGTCATGCGCTGGTACTATAAACAATACTCTGCCATAGTTGTAGAAGTCTTCTTTTATGTGGGTTTTAGCTTTGCCATGTTAGTGACATCAACAATGTTTTGGGGCGTAGGTCCTGAGTGTGTTTGAGGAGATCTCGCTACAGACGGCATTGGGAAACATCAAGGAAAAACACGACCCACAGAAAACGAAGAAGGTGAGTAGGCAATTGTGTACCCCAGGGGCTATGTTAGTGTATGTAATGCTCTCTTGATTGAGTGGGTTGATCCAAGGACCTACAAAGTCTGTGTGAATAATGTCTGTCCTTGTGAGCGAACAATCTTTATCTTCAGCATGACCCCTACTGGGAAAATACTATAGACTATGAGAAATACTCCTAATTGAGGAAGTTAGAGTAATGTGGTGCTTCTGAACATGATAGGCCATGGCAGTCATGATCAGGCATTTATATCATACTTCAATGGTTTTATGtatcataataaataaatatgcgTGTAACTCAACAGAAATTGAtcagaaatgcagtgtttgGGAACTTCTTTGGGGTGCTGGCCCTGTCCCAGTCAGGGCGACTACCAAAGGTAAGTGTTTAgtttccctctttctttgcAGTcaaagaatgtgtgtgaaagGTGTGTTGTGATGGCTTGAATggcctgctctttctctcaggAGCCCCAGGTTGTTTTGGAGTGTGTCCAGCTCCTGCAGAGTCTGGCTCAGTACAGAGAGCACCTGAAGGATCTACCCAGGAAAACCATGGTGGACATTCTGTCTGAGGTGAGCCATTCATCATTTAACcggggaagagaaagagaaaaagcgTTATTTACAAGTTGGGGATGGGGGCATCAATTGACTTAGTATTATCTGTGTAATGTTTATCTTTAGATTGCTTATGTAGTGATAAGTCTTTGTGTTATTTGAGCTCCACTCTGAGTTTTTGGCGTGTGTGTCACGTGATGTGCAGACCACGGAGGAGGTGTTTgaggaggtgctgctgggagCGCTGCAGAGTGACCTGTCTTCGGCCTTCAGCACCCcggagcagctgcagctcctcctaGTGGCCATGCAGAGATTCCCTGCCGTGCTCAAGCCCAAGAAACTCAAGAAGCTGCTGGGGAGTGCCACCGTCATCACCCAAGATAACATTCCAAAGTGAGGATCTGGCCAGCTCTTTGAGacctcattcatttttctcatgcaTAGAAATGCCCACAGACAGGATGCACTGATCAGAACGTGCATAGTGTTATTTCAAATCTCTAACTTTGTGGGGGGTATTTTGTACGTACTGTGCAGATGTGCAGACATTATATTGTTGGTAATTCCTTGTATGCCTTTTCAGTTTGCATTATAACTCTTGCCTGCTTCTGTAGGTTGATTGAGGTGTTAAAGATGGCTGCCCGCTCTGTGAAGAAAGACCGTGTGCTTCCAGCTGTGGCCCTAGACCTGCTACAGGTGGCTCTCAAGGAGGACAGTTTTGAGCTCTTCTGGAGAGAGGTTGTGGTTAATGGAATGCTTTCTGACCAGTCAGGGCCCAGCAGGTAAGCAGAGCAGAGTGGGGGATGGTGGGAATGTAGACTGAGCTACCATTGGACAGCAactttatactgtattttgGCATAGACTTTTGAACAGTGAGTTGCTTGTTACCACCGAACTCTGAATACCTTTTTAGCAATGTAAAGAGTAAGAGTTTTATAATGCTCCCAGTTACACCCTGTAATTATGTGCAACTTTTTGCTGCTTCTACTTCACATTGTGTACTGTTAATCATGTCCCATAATGCTCTGTGGGCCTGACCTAGATGCCTGTAACTGTCTTGTCCCCAGTTACATGTGCTACCGGCTGTTGGGCAGCGCatttcccctgctctccctggcACAGCTACACCAGGTGCTGTCTGGAGAGGTGATGAGGCATTATGGGGAACATGTCGTCTCCGCTCAGGTATGCCCCTGCCTGCTTTCCACTATGCAGCAAATCGCTCCTGAATTACTGAAATATAAACCAGGCACGTGTAGGAATGGAGGACGATTAAAATTTGTAACAGTCACAGTCTGAGAGTGTGGTTCTTGAAGGACGCgccttcctctgctctccccagCTGCCCGACCGCTTCAAGTTCGCCCCAGAGATGGAGACCTATGTGGGCGAGTTCCTGCAGGGCTGCTCCGATCCTGAGAAACAGCTGGCTGTAATGGTGGGCTTCACCAAGCTCACCAACCAAGGCTACCCCGTGGTGCCCAGCTTCTGGAAGGTGGTGCAGCACATGGAGCAGTCTGCCCTGCAGAGCTACGTGGACTGGCTGAAGGAGATGTTTCTCCGCCCACAGCTGGAGTCATGTCTGGACTTCAGCACCCGCCGGCAACAGGAGAACCAGGAGTCCGGAGTCCAGTGAGTGCCTGATCCCATAACAGCCACCTAGATTGTTGAGCCTGAGATTAAGCTTTTATTTATGACATCACTCGCAAGTCACTGACTCTAATACAGTTAAGGGGTTGTGTAGATCCGGGCTGCACAGCGAACCTGATGGTCTGATGGGTTTTGAGAAGCACTGAAGTGGTGTAGTGGcatgtcagtgcagtgtgttgatcCCTTCCAGGAACGAGCACTGTGTTTTCCGCCTGCGCAAGTGGATCATCCCGCGCCTCACTTCCATCGTGGAGAACAACCAggtgaagaaggaggaggaccTGGTGATGGACGTGGCCAGGTGAGGCTCCTTGCCATCTGCCTCCGTGCGGACGTTTCGTCCATTCCTCTGCGTTATCCACCAGGCGCTGCACAACTCTGATGCTCGGCTCTGAATGTACATTTTCTCCCCTCAGATTTGTTTTCTTCCATGCGTTCTTCGATTCCAAAAAGGCCACGCCTGACATCCCAGAGTCACAGGGTGTCCTGTCACCACCCTTCAATGAGAAGACCCGTGCAGTCATAGTCAACTCCTTTTTTGGGTGAGATGTGTTCCTGTCTGTACCTGTTGAAATGTGGCTCTGTACCACAGTTGAGTGCTCTGTGGCCATTAGGTCCTCATGTACTGCAGTTCTAGTCTGTCTCTCTACGCAGAATTACTGCGAGTTAATGGGAGTGCAGACGAATACAGTTATCAGACTAAGCTTTGCCCTAGTGAAATGAGCTAGCAGGGCAATCAGGTGAGAGCCGTTTTAAGTATTTCAGTATGGCCGTGTTTCATTTGGATGTTATGGCATTCTGAGAAAGCATTGGTCACACCAAAGTGTTTGATTCACATTCAAGTCAGGAGTGCTGTGTTCGTGGTTTGTAGAGACGTGTGGATCTCCCTCTTTAAACTACCCTATTGCTGCTCTTCAGGCTCCTCCAACACCTCAACCATCGGCCCGCCGCGGGCCACACCCCTGAGACGCCAGCCACCAATGAGAAGCGCATCCAGGGGGTGACAGCTGATGGCACACTGTGGATCTACTCCCTGGTGCAGTACGCCAACACCCTGCTGAGCCAGACTAAATACGCGCAGTGCGCACAACCCTTCACTGCGGACCAGACCGAGGCCTGGGACAGGTAGGCCGTACTGCTGCTAAACCCAGTGACACTTTACCAGTCTAGTGCAGGTATACCTCACCTCCAGTGCAAGTCAGGGCAtcttggtgctgtgtgtggtgttatGTTACAAACATAACTCCATCATTATCAGCTACCAGAGCTGATGTTGTGTATAAATTGACTGCTAATTTGATGATTTTCACAGTGTGTCACTTGTGCCAGGCCTCTACCTCTCCGAATTACTGTGTTTTAGTCATCTGTTGTTGGTGGTCTCTGTAGGATGGTGGCGTCTGTGGAGACACTTCGAAAGAAGGCGAAGAAGGCCCAGACGGCAGAGACCTCAGCCTTCCAGCAGCTGTTCCTGCTTGTGGGCATTCAACTCTTCAAGGTGTGTTCATCTGATTATCCCGCTGATCAAATGAATCTGCATTCAGGAGTATGGCCTTTTTGCATTGTGGAGTTGAAACCAAATTGCGTTGTTCTGTGTTTGAAGGGACAGTATGTTTTAACATTCAGTTTTGTTGCTTGCAGGCACCAGAGGAGAGTGTGGACTTGATGCAGGATCTTCAGAACTGTCTAGAAAAAGCC comes from Megalops cyprinoides isolate fMegCyp1 chromosome 3, fMegCyp1.pri, whole genome shotgun sequence and encodes:
- the mybbp1a gene encoding myb-binding protein 1A-like protein isoform X1, with amino-acid sequence MATVTHADMGEIENEPLRPKITDAKGILKQNREFLDFFWDIAKPEQEIRLKAIENLIQYLKKSEKPDELKYTLKRLVDGLSHTRETARPGFSLALAQVLSVFEEISLQTALGNIKEKHDPQKTKKKLIRNAVFGNFFGVLALSQSGRLPKEPQVVLECVQLLQSLAQYREHLKDLPRKTMVDILSETTEEVFEEVLLGALQSDLSSAFSTPEQLQLLLVAMQRFPAVLKPKKLKKLLGSATVITQDNIPKLIEVLKMAARSVKKDRVLPAVALDLLQVALKEDSFELFWREVVVNGMLSDQSGPSSYMCYRLLGSAFPLLSLAQLHQVLSGEVMRHYGEHVVSAQLPDRFKFAPEMETYVGEFLQGCSDPEKQLAVMVGFTKLTNQGYPVVPSFWKVVQHMEQSALQSYVDWLKEMFLRPQLESCLDFSTRRQQENQESGVQNEHCVFRLRKWIIPRLTSIVENNQVKKEEDLVMDVARFVFFHAFFDSKKATPDIPESQGVLSPPFNEKTRAVIVNSFFGLLQHLNHRPAAGHTPETPATNEKRIQGVTADGTLWIYSLVQYANTLLSQTKYAQCAQPFTADQTEAWDRMVASVETLRKKAKKAQTAETSAFQQLFLLVGIQLFKAPEESVDLMQDLQNCLEKAQEKKSKKKKKAAADGVEEDEPQWVEVVVEILLSLLSQPSRLIRQVCRTVFGGICPHVTQRALDAILDVLDPHKDEEESAVVVTDEKDVGKIRRRDQEEDDEEEDQEEHDEGCDLSEEDSDDDAMEEDEEVEEEEEEEVDQNFRLELMKVLQGQNALATEEDGSEDEELDDEAMMKLDSSIAALFSEQKKRIQAKKDEKERLRKEKALVRDFKIKVLDLVEVFLAKQSESPLVLSIIEPLLGVIESGMSSDTNQQEQDFLRKTADIFKNQLCKAKRYCRSVADKQEELHDMMERVLTRAQRLNDSSVSLYYFSASLYLLKVLRGHIATAAAPSEGKKESVSVEQVGAMGSVDVERVTSLFKEALRSFMTRRKSALSGAMFIDLFTRFPALCVRLLDTAVEYITDGVREHQQGQACAIVLRGLQTKEVRLLMTDAQWAELCEKTVGQVAESLKSVASYKVKVVQEKVAKALELSQLLIRSIQQQKLHMNLQPLKDVLEPMNQLEGFRKTGHMEDTYWGVMKHFGVLKPKVEKTKKAGEEQGAQKTAPKKKKGFLPETKKRKNRKKPAVLEGKEPAVQEDAGAGETGKKKKNKNKNKKKRKLEGGGEEPGHAAPKKAKAQPAGKPKKQKKKKQKQAGGE
- the mybbp1a gene encoding myb-binding protein 1A-like protein isoform X2, whose product is MATVTHADMGEIENEPLRPKITDAKGILKQNREFLDFFWDIAKPEQEIRLKAIENLIQYLKKSEKPDELKYTLKRLVDGLSHTRETARPGFSLALAQVLSVFEEISLQTALGNIKEKHDPQKTKKKLIRNAVFGNFFGVLALSQSGRLPKEPQVVLECVQLLQSLAQYREHLKDLPRKTMVDILSETTEEVFEEVLLGALQSDLSSAFSTPEQLQLLLVAMQRFPAVLKPKKLKKLLGSATVITQDNIPKLIEVLKMAARSVKKDRVLPAVALDLLQVALKEDSFELFWREVVVNGMLSDQSGPSSYMCYRLLGSAFPLLSLAQLHQVLSGEVMRHYGEHVVSAQLPDRFKFAPEMETYVGEFLQGCSDPEKQLAVMVGFTKLTNQGYPVVPSFWKVVQHMEQSALQSYVDWLKEMFLRPQLESCLDFSTRRQQENQESGVQNEHCVFRLRKWIIPRLTSIVENNQVKKEEDLVMDVARFVFFHAFFDSKKATPDIPESQGVLSPPFNEKTRAVIVNSFFGLLQHLNHRPAAGHTPETPATNEKRIQGVTADGTLWIYSLVQYANTLLSQTKYAQCAQPFTADQTEAWDRMVASVETLRKKAKKAQTAETSAFQQLFLLVGIQLFKAPEESVDLMQDLQNCLEKAQEKKSKKKKKAADGVEEDEPQWVEVVVEILLSLLSQPSRLIRQVCRTVFGGICPHVTQRALDAILDVLDPHKDEEESAVVVTDEKDVGKIRRRDQEEDDEEEDQEEHDEGCDLSEEDSDDDAMEEDEEVEEEEEEEVDQNFRLELMKVLQGQNALATEEDGSEDEELDDEAMMKLDSSIAALFSEQKKRIQAKKDEKERLRKEKALVRDFKIKVLDLVEVFLAKQSESPLVLSIIEPLLGVIESGMSSDTNQQEQDFLRKTADIFKNQLCKAKRYCRSVADKQEELHDMMERVLTRAQRLNDSSVSLYYFSASLYLLKVLRGHIATAAAPSEGKKESVSVEQVGAMGSVDVERVTSLFKEALRSFMTRRKSALSGAMFIDLFTRFPALCVRLLDTAVEYITDGVREHQQGQACAIVLRGLQTKEVRLLMTDAQWAELCEKTVGQVAESLKSVASYKVKVVQEKVAKALELSQLLIRSIQQQKLHMNLQPLKDVLEPMNQLEGFRKTGHMEDTYWGVMKHFGVLKPKVEKTKKAGEEQGAQKTAPKKKKGFLPETKKRKNRKKPAVLEGKEPAVQEDAGAGETGKKKKNKNKNKKKRKLEGGGEEPGHAAPKKAKAQPAGKPKKQKKKKQKQAGGE